One region of Brachybacterium saurashtrense genomic DNA includes:
- a CDS encoding DUF3107 domain-containing protein, with the protein MEIRIGIQHSPREIVIESEEGADALIEKLTGAMADGTPVTLVDDKGRTVLIPGAKVAYAEVSTEEPRRVGFLG; encoded by the coding sequence ATGGAGATCCGTATCGGCATCCAGCACTCCCCGCGCGAGATCGTGATCGAGTCGGAGGAGGGGGCCGACGCCCTGATCGAGAAGCTCACCGGCGCGATGGCCGACGGCACCCCGGTCACCCTCGTGGACGACAAGGGACGCACCGTGCTCATCCCCGGCGCGAAGGTCGCCTACGCCGAGGTCTCCACCGAGGAGCCGCGACGCGTGGGCTTCCTCGGCTGA
- a CDS encoding TetR/AcrR family transcriptional regulator, producing MSTSSPTRLPRAQRRAQLLELATRVFTRQGFQGTSMDDIATAAGVTKPVLYQHFDSKESLYVEVLDIIAESMILEVRAIGEHGGTTVQRVRDGLHRFYEFVALENSLRLFTGHEVISEDVQQRVVEVLDRMAIELAGVLTASRRIGTEESRVLGRGIIAITQTTAQLLQGTTEEAQRERILDTMTTAVVHGLTGFAPLENPRIAGVVLGADDAEGTTADA from the coding sequence ATGTCCACGTCGTCCCCCACCAGGCTGCCGCGTGCGCAGCGCCGCGCCCAGCTGCTGGAGCTCGCCACCCGGGTGTTCACGCGGCAGGGCTTCCAGGGCACCTCGATGGACGACATCGCCACCGCGGCGGGGGTCACCAAGCCGGTGCTCTACCAGCACTTCGACTCCAAGGAGTCGCTGTACGTCGAGGTGCTGGACATCATCGCCGAGTCGATGATCCTCGAGGTGCGGGCGATCGGGGAGCACGGCGGCACCACCGTCCAGCGGGTGCGGGACGGCCTGCACCGCTTCTACGAGTTCGTGGCGCTGGAGAACTCGCTGCGCCTGTTCACGGGCCACGAGGTGATCTCCGAGGACGTCCAGCAGCGGGTGGTGGAGGTGCTTGACCGGATGGCGATCGAGCTGGCCGGCGTGCTCACCGCCTCCCGCCGCATCGGCACCGAGGAGTCGCGGGTGCTGGGCCGCGGGATCATCGCGATCACGCAGACCACCGCGCAGCTGCTGCAGGGCACGACCGAGGAGGCCCAGCGCGAGCGCATCCTCGACACCATGACCACCGCCGTGGTGCACGGGCTGACGGGCTTCGCCCCGCTGGAGAACCCCCGGATCGCCGGCGTGGTGCTGGGAGCGGACGACGCCGAGGGCACCACCGCGGACGCGTAG